One Streptomyces sp. RPA4-2 genomic window carries:
- a CDS encoding NACHT domain-containing protein — MPWVAPDASLFEDWTYAVSACGDGPAGVGCGAEDWADDPEDLAATDGGMLQLLDRVPSGRLVVLGEAGSGKTVLLVRLMLDVLARRRTTGRGPVPALLSLASWNPAAEDLRTWFLGQLAISHPGLSARVPGASADMSLGQALPARHLLMPVLDGLDEIPQSVRGRALDRLNEGLHSGDRLVVAARTDDYRRAVHPTGALSVKLCAAAGVTLGEPSPEAVRRYLEREAGGPSAAADRWAPVLAQLGHASPVGRALRTPLAAAMASDTYNPRPGEGLGALPDPTELCDGRRFPTPEAVTAHLLDATVLVGYRPHPDRARHSRWTADEARRYLTELAKHLEQNVDGSTDFAWWQLRRAAPRRLFVSVFAGTLGADFAVAGWLCTGSWTSLASGAALGLFTGFVAGEAAAADARSGAAVRPPMGRLRWPAALTVGGIALTAMAAGIGFAIAGFTGVLMGCVAVSALATVAVWRAWESGAVAGVPADLTTAAAPGAFLVRDRRVLWAMSAAMGLGWLLAFGLAGLAVGSTVGLGVGLIFAVLFASAGLAESAWGMYAVTKGWLCLAGRLPWRFVGFLVDAHEHRGVLRRVGGVYQFRHAQLQKHLATHR; from the coding sequence GTGCCGTGGGTGGCGCCGGACGCCTCGCTCTTCGAGGACTGGACGTACGCGGTCTCCGCGTGCGGCGACGGACCCGCCGGGGTGGGGTGCGGGGCCGAGGACTGGGCGGACGACCCCGAGGACCTCGCCGCCACGGACGGCGGAATGCTCCAGCTTCTCGACCGCGTGCCCAGCGGACGGCTGGTGGTGCTCGGCGAGGCCGGCTCCGGCAAGACGGTCCTGCTGGTACGGCTGATGCTCGACGTGCTCGCCCGCCGTCGTACCACCGGACGCGGCCCGGTGCCCGCGCTGCTCTCCCTGGCTTCTTGGAACCCGGCTGCGGAGGACCTCCGGACGTGGTTCCTGGGGCAACTCGCCATCAGCCACCCGGGTCTGTCGGCCAGAGTGCCGGGAGCGAGCGCCGACATGAGCCTGGGACAGGCGCTGCCGGCCCGGCACTTGCTGATGCCGGTACTCGACGGGCTCGACGAGATCCCGCAGTCGGTGCGCGGCCGAGCACTCGACCGCCTCAACGAAGGTCTGCACAGCGGGGACCGGTTGGTGGTGGCGGCTCGGACGGACGACTACCGTCGCGCCGTCCACCCGACGGGAGCCTTGTCGGTCAAGCTCTGTGCCGCGGCCGGTGTCACGCTGGGTGAGCCCAGCCCCGAAGCGGTCAGGCGGTATCTGGAACGTGAGGCGGGCGGCCCGTCGGCGGCGGCCGACCGGTGGGCGCCGGTGCTGGCCCAGCTCGGCCACGCCTCGCCCGTCGGGCGGGCGCTGCGTACGCCGCTGGCAGCCGCCATGGCCAGCGACACCTACAACCCCCGCCCGGGTGAGGGCCTGGGAGCGCTGCCCGATCCCACCGAACTGTGCGACGGGCGCCGCTTTCCCACGCCGGAGGCGGTGACGGCCCACCTGCTGGACGCCACGGTTCTCGTCGGTTACCGGCCGCACCCCGATCGGGCACGACACAGCCGCTGGACGGCGGACGAGGCGAGGCGGTACTTGACGGAGCTGGCGAAGCACCTCGAACAGAACGTGGACGGCAGCACCGACTTCGCCTGGTGGCAGTTGCGTCGCGCGGCCCCGCGCCGACTCTTCGTCTCGGTGTTCGCCGGCACACTGGGCGCGGACTTCGCGGTGGCGGGTTGGCTCTGCACCGGCAGTTGGACGAGTCTGGCGAGCGGCGCCGCCCTGGGTCTGTTCACCGGCTTCGTCGCCGGTGAAGCGGCCGCCGCGGACGCTCGTTCCGGCGCGGCGGTACGTCCCCCCATGGGTCGCCTGCGGTGGCCCGCCGCTCTCACGGTCGGCGGGATCGCTCTGACGGCGATGGCGGCGGGGATCGGGTTCGCGATCGCGGGCTTTACCGGGGTGCTGATGGGCTGCGTGGCGGTCAGCGCGCTGGCGACAGTGGCCGTCTGGCGCGCCTGGGAGTCCGGGGCCGTCGCCGGGGTTCCGGCCGATCTGACCACCGCTGCCGCGCCGGGGGCGTTCCTGGTCCGCGACCGCCGGGTCCTCTGGGCGATGTCCGCGGCGATGGGACTCGGCTGGCTGCTCGCCTTCGGGCTGGCCGGTCTGGCGGTCGGTTCCACCGTTGGGCTAGGTGTCGGGCTGATCTTCGCCGTGCTGTTCGCCAGCGCGGGACTCGCCGAGAGCGCCTGGGGGATGTACGCCGTCACCAAGGGCTGGTTGTGCCTCGCCGGGCGACTGCCCTGGCGCTTCGTGGGCTTCCTGGTGGACGCGCACGAGCACAGGGGGGTGCTGAGGCGGGTGGGCGGCGTCTACCAGTTCCGCCACGCCCAGTTGCAGAAACATCTCGCCACCCACCGCTGA
- a CDS encoding cytochrome P450, translating to MATAPDIPDILSPAFAENPYPAYTVMREQAPLIWHEPTQSYIVSRYEDVQRIFKDRAGQFTTDNYSWQIEPVHGKTILQLSGREHAVRRALVAPAFRGSDLQQKFLPVIERNARELIDKFRDTGSADIVSDFATRLPVNVIADMLGLDKADHNRFHRWYTTVIAFLGNLSGDAEVTAAGERTRVEFAEYMIPIIQHRREHLGDDLLSTLCAAEVDGVRMSDEDIKAFCSLLLAAGGETTDKAIASIFANLLENHEQLAAVREDRSLIDKAFAESLRFTPPVHMIMRQSAVDVTLSGGTVPAGATVTCLIGAANRDPDRYHDPDRFDIFRDDLTTTTAFTAAADHLAFALGRHFCVGALLARAEVEIGVNQLLDAMPDVRVADGARPTERGVFTRGPQTLPVRFTPLPAPEHQGSST from the coding sequence ATGGCCACCGCCCCGGACATCCCCGACATCCTCTCCCCCGCCTTCGCCGAAAACCCATACCCCGCATACACGGTCATGCGAGAACAAGCGCCCCTGATCTGGCACGAGCCTACCCAGAGCTACATAGTTTCGCGCTACGAGGACGTGCAGCGCATCTTCAAGGACCGCGCGGGGCAGTTCACCACCGACAACTACAGCTGGCAGATCGAACCAGTGCACGGCAAGACCATCCTGCAACTGAGCGGCCGTGAGCATGCGGTGCGCCGGGCACTCGTGGCCCCCGCCTTCCGCGGAAGCGACCTACAGCAGAAGTTCCTTCCGGTGATCGAGCGGAACGCACGGGAACTCATCGACAAATTCCGGGACACGGGAAGCGCCGATATCGTCTCAGACTTCGCGACGCGGCTCCCGGTCAACGTCATCGCCGACATGCTCGGCTTGGACAAGGCCGACCACAATCGTTTTCACCGCTGGTACACAACGGTGATCGCCTTCCTCGGCAACCTTTCCGGCGACGCGGAAGTCACCGCGGCCGGCGAGCGCACCCGCGTCGAATTCGCCGAGTATATGATTCCGATCATTCAGCACCGCAGGGAGCATCTGGGCGACGACCTGCTGTCCACACTGTGCGCCGCGGAGGTCGACGGTGTCCGCATGAGCGACGAGGACATCAAGGCCTTCTGCAGCCTGCTGCTCGCGGCCGGGGGTGAGACGACCGACAAGGCGATAGCAAGTATCTTCGCCAACCTCCTGGAAAACCACGAGCAATTGGCAGCGGTGCGGGAGGACCGCTCGCTCATCGACAAGGCTTTCGCCGAGTCCCTGCGGTTCACCCCTCCCGTCCACATGATCATGCGCCAGAGCGCGGTGGACGTCACGCTGTCGGGTGGCACCGTTCCCGCCGGAGCCACCGTGACCTGCCTGATCGGGGCAGCCAACCGCGATCCCGACCGGTACCACGACCCGGACCGCTTCGACATCTTCCGGGACGACCTCACGACGACCACCGCGTTCACCGCCGCGGCCGACCATCTCGCGTTCGCGCTGGGCCGCCACTTCTGCGTCGGGGCACTGCTGGCCCGCGCAGAAGTGGAGATCGGCGTGAACCAACTCCTGGACGCTATGCCCGATGTGCGGGTTGCGGACGGGGCCCGCCCCACCGAACGGGGTGTCTTCACCCGCGGACCCCAGACCCTCCCGGTCCGGTTCACACCCCTCCCAGCGCCGGAACACCAGGGAAGCAGTACCTGA
- a CDS encoding AAA family ATPase: MDVSPEPRLILLCGLPGSGKTTLAKCLAREIPAVRLCPDEWLADLGVDLFDEPMRGRLEERFWTHAQDLLRLGQTVILEFGFWGRAERDEKRLSARALGVPVELHYLAASVDELCRRLEARSREGGPGTVPVSRELLDEYVKFFQAPDDDELGLFDSPPPERRG, encoded by the coding sequence ATGGATGTGAGTCCCGAGCCCAGGCTGATTTTGCTGTGCGGGCTGCCCGGTTCTGGGAAGACGACGCTGGCGAAGTGCCTGGCGAGAGAGATTCCAGCGGTGCGGCTGTGTCCGGACGAGTGGCTGGCGGATCTTGGTGTCGATCTGTTCGATGAGCCGATGCGTGGCCGGCTTGAGGAGCGGTTTTGGACTCATGCCCAGGATCTGCTGAGGCTCGGGCAGACTGTGATCTTGGAGTTCGGCTTCTGGGGGCGCGCCGAGCGGGATGAGAAGCGACTGTCGGCGCGTGCACTCGGGGTTCCCGTTGAGCTGCACTACCTTGCTGCGTCGGTCGATGAGTTGTGCCGCCGCCTCGAAGCCCGCAGCCGGGAGGGTGGGCCGGGGACCGTTCCAGTCAGCCGCGAGTTGCTCGACGAGTATGTGAAGTTCTTCCAGGCGCCCGACGATGACGAGCTGGGTCTTTTCGACAGCCCGCCTCCGGAACGGCGCGGCTGA
- a CDS encoding alpha/beta fold hydrolase has translation MSKFVLIPGAGGAAWYWHRVVPELQDRGHDAVAVDLPGADECVGLPEYADAVVASIGNDDDVVLVAQSMGGFTAPMVCARVQVDLLVLVNAMIPLPGETAGQWWDNTGSTKARVAAAEAGGYTAEFDLATYFLHDVPDEVVAAGAAHERPEADVAFSQPCDIERWPDVATRVLAAAGDRFFPLEFQRRVTRDRLGIDIDQVPGGHLVALSRPVELVDRLIEYLP, from the coding sequence ATGAGCAAGTTCGTCTTGATTCCCGGGGCTGGCGGCGCGGCCTGGTACTGGCATCGTGTGGTGCCCGAGTTGCAGGACAGAGGACACGACGCGGTCGCTGTCGACCTGCCCGGCGCCGACGAGTGCGTCGGGCTGCCTGAATACGCCGACGCGGTGGTTGCCTCGATCGGCAACGATGATGACGTCGTGTTGGTGGCCCAGTCGATGGGCGGCTTCACCGCTCCGATGGTCTGCGCTCGCGTGCAAGTGGATCTGCTGGTGCTGGTCAACGCGATGATCCCCCTGCCGGGCGAGACGGCTGGACAGTGGTGGGACAACACCGGATCGACAAAGGCCCGCGTCGCGGCAGCCGAAGCAGGCGGGTATACCGCGGAGTTCGACCTGGCCACCTACTTCCTTCACGACGTGCCGGACGAGGTCGTTGCTGCCGGCGCGGCGCACGAGCGGCCTGAGGCCGACGTCGCGTTCAGCCAGCCGTGTGACATCGAGCGGTGGCCGGACGTGGCTACACGTGTACTTGCCGCGGCCGGGGACCGGTTCTTCCCTTTGGAGTTCCAGCGCCGAGTGACCCGCGACCGCCTCGGGATCGACATCGACCAGGTTCCCGGCGGTCACCTGGTTGCGCTGTCGCGCCCAGTCGAGCTGGTCGACCGGCTGATCGAGTACCTGCCCTGA
- a CDS encoding RNA polymerase subunit sigma-70 codes for MTASGMADFATDTEPYRRELLAHCYRILGSVDDAEDVVQETYLRAWRSFESFEGRSSVRNWLYRIATNACLSALSHRSRRFLPSGLGGPADDPLTPLAAAEAPWLQPVPDSMLDPAAIVTARDSLRIALIAALQKLPGRQRAVFILRDVLAWPASDVAQVMGTSTAAVKSTLQRARARLEHAPPDVERAVEPGDLSAVLAQYIAAVEEADGAALEQLLRVDARVEATPWRTWFSGRATCVPYLVQQVLGSPGDWRLLPTSANGQPAAVGYHRGRPYGILVLTVTSTGIATINAFGDPALVKRFGFPAHV; via the coding sequence GTGACGGCGAGCGGGATGGCCGATTTCGCAACGGACACGGAACCCTACCGGCGGGAACTGCTGGCGCACTGCTATCGCATCCTCGGATCGGTGGACGACGCCGAGGACGTGGTCCAGGAGACCTATCTGCGTGCCTGGCGTTCGTTCGAGTCGTTCGAAGGCAGATCGTCGGTGCGTAACTGGCTCTACCGGATCGCCACGAACGCGTGCCTCTCCGCGTTGTCCCACCGCAGTAGGCGTTTCCTGCCGTCGGGCCTCGGCGGCCCCGCCGACGACCCCTTGACCCCGCTCGCGGCTGCGGAAGCACCATGGCTGCAACCCGTTCCCGACTCGATGCTCGACCCGGCAGCGATCGTCACGGCGCGCGACAGCCTGCGGATCGCGCTGATCGCCGCCCTCCAGAAGTTGCCCGGCCGCCAACGGGCGGTCTTCATCCTGCGGGACGTCCTGGCGTGGCCGGCGTCGGACGTCGCGCAGGTGATGGGCACCAGCACGGCAGCCGTCAAGAGCACACTGCAGCGTGCTCGTGCGCGACTGGAACATGCGCCCCCCGATGTCGAGAGAGCGGTCGAGCCCGGCGACCTGAGCGCCGTCCTCGCCCAGTACATCGCGGCGGTCGAAGAGGCCGACGGAGCCGCCCTCGAGCAGCTGCTGCGCGTTGATGCCAGGGTCGAGGCGACGCCTTGGCGCACATGGTTCTCCGGGCGTGCCACCTGCGTGCCCTACCTCGTGCAGCAGGTCCTGGGCTCGCCGGGCGACTGGCGATTGCTGCCGACCAGTGCGAACGGCCAGCCCGCGGCCGTCGGCTACCACCGTGGTCGGCCCTACGGCATCCTCGTACTCACCGTGACCTCGACAGGCATCGCGACAATCAACGCGTTCGGGGATCCGGCGCTCGTCAAGCGGTTCGGATTCCCTGCGCACGTGTGA
- a CDS encoding dihydrofolate reductase family protein: MPKLIAGAFVTLDNVVQDPGGFGEIEHGGWALEYFDDLSRQRATDALLASDTFLLGRVTYEILEKAWSSNTGPYAEAMNNLPKAVVTSTLSGPLPWNATALTGEAAQTVAKLKQERGGNIVMYGSFTLMRTLLQHGLIDELNLGVHPVVVGAGRRLFDTVLPRSLRFVAATPSATGVVTLTYAP; encoded by the coding sequence ATGCCCAAGCTCATCGCGGGAGCATTCGTCACGCTCGACAACGTGGTCCAGGACCCGGGCGGCTTCGGCGAGATCGAACACGGCGGCTGGGCACTGGAGTACTTCGACGACCTCTCGCGCCAACGGGCCACTGACGCTCTGTTGGCGAGCGACACCTTCCTGCTGGGACGGGTGACCTATGAGATCCTCGAGAAGGCCTGGTCGAGCAACACCGGACCGTATGCCGAGGCGATGAACAACCTTCCCAAGGCCGTCGTCACGAGCACGCTGAGCGGTCCGTTGCCCTGGAACGCCACCGCCCTCACCGGTGAAGCGGCGCAGACGGTCGCGAAGCTCAAGCAGGAGCGCGGCGGCAACATCGTCATGTACGGCAGCTTCACCTTGATGCGAACGCTGCTGCAGCACGGCCTGATCGACGAGCTGAACCTCGGCGTCCACCCCGTTGTCGTCGGCGCGGGAAGGCGGCTCTTCGACACCGTGCTGCCGCGCTCGCTGCGATTCGTGGCCGCAACACCGAGTGCGACGGGCGTCGTCACACTCACCTACGCCCCGTGA
- a CDS encoding discoidin domain-containing protein, translating into MLFTVVTALLATCLLALVQAPAQAAGTLLSQGKPVTASSTENVGTPASAAVDGDAGTRWSSAATDPQWLQVDLGSTSTVDQVVLNWESAYATAYKIQTSADGSSWTDIYSTTTATGGTQTLTVSGTGRYVRMYGTARATPYGFSLWEFQVYGTSGNGGTGCSTTNAALNKPATASSTENAGTPASAAVDGRNDTRWSSTAAEPQWIQVDLGATQSICGVQLSWEAAYGKAYQIQVSDNGTTWTTVYQTSTGVGATELLTVTGSGRYVRMNGTTRATQYGFSLWEFQVFTTGTTPPGGGNAVLLSYKKPATASSAQDDAQCGGCTPAKAFDHDPATRWATAAGSGWTDPQWISVDLGASAHVTQVVLQWDPAYASAYRVQVSADNTNWTDVYSTTTSTGFKQTLNVDGTGRYVRMYGTARGTAYGYSLWTFDVFGTGGSPTAPPSNPPDPGNPQHVVFQDDFNTPAGTTPDASKWTQDTGPGVNGELEYYTNGRNTTMDGAGNLVIEARKEATPGSSCPTDPLTGSTTCQYTSGRINTSDHFNFTYGHVESRIKVTGTQGLWPAFWLLGSNFKTGTPWPACGEIDIMEHIGKVPDTVYSTLHAPAYNGGGGFGSPYQVAGSDFSSAFHTYALDWDSSHMTFTVDNNAFFTVARSTLETTKGPWVYDHPFYMILNNAVGGDWPGAPNATTVFPQKMLVDYVRVTQ; encoded by the coding sequence GTGCTGTTCACCGTCGTCACCGCTCTGCTGGCGACCTGCCTGCTGGCCCTGGTACAGGCGCCCGCCCAGGCAGCCGGAACGCTGTTGTCGCAAGGCAAGCCCGTCACCGCCTCGTCCACCGAGAACGTCGGCACCCCCGCCTCCGCCGCGGTGGACGGCGACGCCGGTACGCGCTGGTCCAGCGCCGCCACCGACCCGCAGTGGCTGCAGGTCGACCTGGGCTCGACCTCCACGGTCGACCAGGTCGTCCTGAACTGGGAGAGCGCCTACGCCACGGCGTACAAGATCCAGACGTCGGCGGACGGCAGTTCCTGGACCGACATCTACTCCACCACCACGGCCACCGGCGGCACCCAGACGCTGACCGTCAGCGGCACCGGCCGCTACGTCCGCATGTACGGCACCGCGCGTGCCACCCCATACGGCTTCTCCCTCTGGGAGTTCCAGGTCTACGGAACCAGCGGCAACGGCGGCACCGGATGCTCCACCACCAACGCGGCGCTGAACAAGCCCGCCACGGCCTCGTCCACCGAGAACGCCGGCACCCCCGCGTCGGCCGCCGTCGACGGCAGGAACGACACCCGCTGGTCGAGCACCGCCGCCGAACCGCAGTGGATCCAGGTCGACCTCGGCGCCACGCAGAGCATCTGCGGGGTTCAGCTCAGCTGGGAGGCCGCCTACGGGAAGGCGTACCAGATCCAGGTCTCCGACAACGGCACCACCTGGACCACCGTGTACCAGACGTCCACCGGCGTCGGCGCCACCGAACTTCTCACCGTGACCGGCTCCGGCCGCTACGTCCGCATGAACGGGACGACCCGGGCCACCCAGTACGGCTTCTCGCTCTGGGAGTTCCAGGTGTTCACCACCGGGACCACCCCACCGGGCGGCGGCAACGCGGTGCTGCTCTCCTACAAGAAGCCCGCCACCGCCTCCAGCGCACAGGACGACGCGCAGTGCGGCGGCTGCACCCCCGCCAAGGCCTTCGACCACGACCCGGCCACCCGCTGGGCCACGGCCGCGGGCAGCGGCTGGACCGACCCGCAGTGGATCAGCGTCGACCTCGGTGCGAGCGCGCACGTCACCCAGGTCGTCCTGCAATGGGACCCGGCCTATGCCAGCGCCTACAGGGTCCAGGTCTCGGCCGACAACACGAACTGGACCGACGTCTACTCGACGACCACCAGCACGGGATTCAAGCAGACCCTGAACGTCGACGGCACCGGCCGGTACGTGCGGATGTACGGCACCGCGCGCGGCACGGCGTACGGCTACTCCCTGTGGACCTTCGACGTGTTCGGCACCGGGGGCAGCCCGACGGCCCCGCCGTCCAACCCGCCCGACCCCGGCAACCCCCAACACGTCGTATTCCAGGACGACTTCAACACACCGGCCGGTACCACACCGGACGCCTCGAAGTGGACGCAGGACACCGGCCCCGGTGTCAACGGTGAGCTGGAGTACTACACCAACGGCAGGAACACCACGATGGACGGCGCCGGGAACCTCGTCATAGAGGCCCGCAAGGAGGCCACCCCGGGCTCCAGTTGCCCCACCGATCCGCTGACCGGCTCCACCACCTGCCAGTACACCTCGGGCCGTATCAACACCTCAGACCACTTCAACTTCACCTACGGACACGTCGAGTCGCGGATCAAGGTGACCGGCACACAGGGACTGTGGCCCGCGTTCTGGCTGCTGGGCTCCAACTTCAAGACCGGCACCCCGTGGCCGGCCTGCGGTGAGATCGACATCATGGAGCACATCGGCAAGGTGCCCGACACCGTCTACTCGACCCTCCACGCGCCGGCCTACAACGGCGGCGGTGGCTTCGGCTCGCCGTACCAGGTCGCGGGCAGTGACTTCTCGTCCGCCTTCCACACCTACGCGCTGGACTGGGACTCCAGCCACATGACGTTCACGGTCGACAACAACGCCTTCTTCACCGTCGCCCGCTCCACACTGGAGACGACGAAGGGTCCGTGGGTGTACGACCATCCCTTCTACATGATCCTCAACAACGCGGTGGGCGGCGACTGGCCGGGCGCCCCGAACGCCACCACCGTCTTCCCGCAGAAGATGCTGGTCGACTACGTGCGCGTCACGCAGTAG